In one Geotoga petraea genomic region, the following are encoded:
- a CDS encoding ABC transporter permease, giving the protein MTAYIIRRLLLLPLIIFGVTLIVFSMMQLLGTDKLVTAYIPQSQIDRMTDEQIESVKERYGLNDPLPLRYINWLGKTLSGDLGWSIVGKQPTLTAILQRVPYTIELALYAIVPIIFVGIWLGIKSAVNHNSFIDNFIRIFALVGYSLPDFVFGLIILMIFYGVLGWFPPGNLSLWADQAVSSDSFNTITHLISIDALLNGRFDIFWDALRHIIAPVITLAYLWWAFLLRITRSAMLEVMKKDYIRTARAKGLSEKVVINKHARRNALIPVTTVAGSMIIGLFIGTVFVETIFNRTGLGRFVADAATQLDYSSIMGSLLFYSMILVIGNLIIDILYAVIDPRIRLE; this is encoded by the coding sequence TTGACTGCCTACATAATAAGAAGACTATTGTTATTACCTTTGATAATTTTTGGGGTAACATTAATAGTTTTCAGCATGATGCAATTATTAGGTACAGATAAACTGGTTACAGCTTATATACCTCAGTCTCAAATTGATAGAATGACTGATGAACAGATTGAAAGTGTAAAAGAAAGATATGGGTTAAATGATCCTTTGCCTCTAAGGTATATTAATTGGCTAGGAAAAACTTTATCTGGTGACTTAGGTTGGTCTATTGTTGGTAAACAACCAACTTTAACAGCTATTTTACAAAGGGTTCCTTATACAATTGAATTGGCATTATATGCAATCGTGCCCATTATATTTGTTGGTATTTGGCTAGGAATAAAATCTGCAGTAAACCATAATTCTTTTATAGACAATTTCATAAGGATTTTTGCTTTAGTTGGTTATTCCTTACCAGATTTTGTTTTTGGATTAATAATTTTAATGATTTTTTATGGAGTTTTAGGGTGGTTTCCACCGGGTAATTTATCTTTATGGGCTGATCAAGCAGTTTCATCAGATTCTTTCAATACAATAACTCATTTAATATCTATTGATGCACTTTTAAATGGTAGATTCGATATATTTTGGGATGCATTAAGGCATATTATCGCTCCTGTTATAACTCTTGCATATTTATGGTGGGCATTCTTATTAAGAATTACCAGATCAGCCATGCTTGAAGTCATGAAAAAAGATTACATTAGAACAGCAAGGGCAAAAGGATTATCTGAAAAAGTTGTAATCAATAAACATGCAAGAAGAAATGCATTAATTCCGGTTACAACGGTTGCTGGTTCCATGATTATTGGACTGTTCATAGGTACAGTTTTTGTCGAAACCATATTTAACAGAACAGGTTTAGGAAGATTTGTTGCTGATGCTGCAACCCAGTTAGATTATTCGTCAATAATGGGAAGTCTTCTTTTTTATTCAATGATTCTTGTAATTGGAAATCTTATAATTGATATTTTATATGCAGTTATAGATCCAAGAATTAGACTTGAGTGA
- a CDS encoding ABC transporter ATP-binding protein has product MNTKNKKAEPLLKIENLKTYFRTEDGIVKAVNGMDFELYPGETLAIVGESGSGKSVTSLSLMHLLDENGFIPEGKIIYKGQDITKLSQNKMRKVRGNEISMIFQEPMTALNPVYTIGEQIMEMIKLHLKMNEKEARARAVDLLQKVGIPEPAKRIEQYPHELSGGMRQRAMIAMALSCDPSVLIADEPTTALDVTIQAQILELMNKLQDDYGMAIIFITHDLGVVAEMSDRAIVMYGGEIFEKGDIVDIFKKPRNPYTWGLMNSIPRIDVEKEKLWAIPGSVPSAMNFPKGCKFANRCFLATEKCENDEPELKEVGKNHLSRCFYVDKLVEEIDKVKAGESNG; this is encoded by the coding sequence TTGAATACAAAAAATAAAAAAGCAGAACCTTTGTTAAAAATAGAAAATTTAAAAACATATTTTAGAACTGAAGATGGAATTGTAAAAGCTGTCAATGGGATGGATTTTGAACTATATCCTGGTGAAACTTTGGCAATTGTTGGGGAATCAGGTTCAGGTAAATCTGTTACTTCATTAAGCCTTATGCACCTTTTAGACGAAAATGGTTTTATACCAGAAGGGAAAATTATATATAAGGGCCAAGATATTACCAAACTTTCTCAAAATAAGATGAGGAAAGTTAGGGGTAATGAAATATCTATGATATTCCAAGAGCCTATGACAGCTTTGAATCCTGTTTATACTATTGGCGAACAAATAATGGAAATGATCAAACTTCACTTAAAAATGAATGAAAAAGAAGCTAGAGCTAGAGCAGTTGATTTACTTCAAAAAGTTGGAATTCCAGAACCAGCAAAAAGAATAGAACAATACCCTCATGAATTATCTGGTGGAATGAGACAAAGGGCTATGATTGCAATGGCTTTATCTTGTGATCCTTCGGTACTAATAGCTGACGAACCTACAACAGCGCTCGATGTAACCATTCAAGCACAAATTTTAGAATTAATGAATAAATTACAAGATGATTATGGTATGGCAATAATATTTATTACTCATGATTTAGGAGTAGTTGCAGAAATGTCAGATAGAGCTATTGTAATGTATGGTGGAGAAATATTTGAAAAGGGAGATATAGTAGATATTTTCAAAAAGCCAAGAAATCCTTATACATGGGGACTCATGAATTCAATTCCAAGAATAGATGTTGAAAAAGAAAAATTATGGGCAATTCCCGGATCCGTTCCAAGCGCTATGAACTTTCCAAAGGGGTGTAAATTTGCTAATAGATGTTTTTTAGCTACTGAAAAATGTGAGAATGACGAACCAGAATTAAAAGAAGTTGGGAAAAATCATTTATCAAGATGTTTCTATGTTGACAAATTAGTAGAAGAAATTGATAAAGTAAAGGCCGGTGAATCAAATGGATAA
- a CDS encoding ABC transporter ATP-binding protein, producing MDKKTPLLEVENMKKYFPVRAGVFKRVVNQVQAVDDISFKVNYGETLGLVGESGCGKSTTGLSILRLINPTAGRIMIEGVDSTPWYMNGREAKKYIKETYENKFEQMLLEFKTEDEVIKNLEKEIDKKMAKIYFEHGYSGLKKELLTDLKEKRKFFRKDAQIIFQDPYSSLNPRMRIKNIIGEGIKTHNIAKGKEVNDIVADLLEKVGLSSEYLYRYPHQFSGGQRQRVGIARALALNPKMIVSDEAVSALDVSVQSQVINLMDDLRDQFNLTYIFIAHDLAVVKHISDRIAVMYLGKIVEITGKKKLFENPLHPYTVSLMSAIPVPDPENKSKRIILQGDVPSPLNPPTGCRFHTRCPIAKEICSKEEPPLKELEDGHHVACHFAGDFKG from the coding sequence ATGGATAAAAAAACGCCATTACTTGAAGTAGAAAATATGAAAAAATATTTCCCTGTTAGAGCAGGTGTTTTTAAAAGAGTAGTGAACCAAGTTCAAGCTGTTGATGACATTTCTTTTAAAGTGAATTATGGTGAAACACTTGGTTTGGTTGGAGAATCTGGTTGTGGTAAAAGTACAACTGGCTTGTCAATTCTTAGGCTAATTAATCCAACAGCAGGAAGAATTATGATAGAAGGAGTGGATTCCACTCCCTGGTATATGAACGGAAGAGAAGCAAAGAAGTATATAAAAGAAACATATGAAAATAAATTTGAACAAATGTTGTTGGAATTTAAAACTGAGGATGAGGTAATTAAGAATTTAGAAAAAGAAATAGATAAAAAAATGGCAAAAATATATTTTGAGCACGGATATTCTGGTTTAAAAAAGGAATTATTAACCGATTTAAAAGAAAAAAGAAAATTTTTTAGAAAAGATGCTCAAATAATATTCCAAGATCCTTATTCTTCTCTTAACCCAAGGATGAGAATAAAAAACATAATAGGTGAAGGAATAAAAACGCATAATATAGCAAAAGGAAAAGAAGTAAATGATATCGTTGCGGACTTACTTGAAAAGGTTGGACTTTCTTCTGAATACTTGTATAGATATCCACATCAATTTTCAGGAGGTCAAAGACAAAGAGTTGGGATTGCCAGAGCATTAGCATTAAATCCTAAAATGATTGTTTCCGACGAAGCTGTTTCTGCACTTGATGTTTCGGTACAATCACAGGTTATAAATTTGATGGATGATCTAAGGGATCAATTTAATTTAACTTATATATTTATAGCCCATGATTTGGCTGTTGTAAAACATATAAGTGATAGAATAGCTGTTATGTATTTGGGTAAAATTGTTGAAATAACGGGGAAAAAGAAATTATTTGAAAATCCGTTACATCCTTATACAGTATCATTAATGTCGGCTATTCCTGTTCCGGATCCAGAAAACAAATCAAAAAGAATTATTTTGCAGGGTGACGTTCCAAGCCCATTAAACCCACCAACTGGTTGTAGGTTTCATACAAGGTGTCCTATTGCAAAAGAAATTTGTTCTAAAGAAGAACCACCATTAAAAGAATTAGAAGATGGGCATCATGTAGCTTGTCACTTCGCTGGTGATTTCAAAGGTTAA